From Hydractinia symbiolongicarpus strain clone_291-10 chromosome 12, HSymV2.1, whole genome shotgun sequence, one genomic window encodes:
- the LOC130622373 gene encoding uncharacterized protein LOC130622373: MKYETEGTGIKMEGDLLNTSKRADFVYRPPESSNLSNFFIEIERSLDLAFKTYDNVVVMGDINIDCDDSISTGFDSFTTFCETYNLKNLIKQKICFTNTRASRIDVFLTNKHACFHNSKSFETGLSDHHHMISTFMKTFLIQMKVMRTEIVLKFRNIIDKHAPIKIKLVRGNEAPFMKKNYENQFTQDLVLKTILTKIELIKIGQNIKNKEISKSSNEIMIIHDDIIVTNENELAEIFNEEYIHIVENTVELNQCRYEIINLKIEMKLSQRFWKHIKITLEVSENEVSKLFGDLKVGVASGEDKITAKMVKLAKPYLIKPLTNAINNSICLSVFSRRAKRATVSPIDKGGKDKLCVNNYRPVSILNIFSKFYERIIKSQIVDYIDKKLSEFLSAYRESYGTQHVLIRLLEEWKQKLDKHYVVGAVLMDLSKVFDCVPHDLLIAKLNAYGFSQDALLLILSDKCNNCDLVVKIGDKLIKTESEVKLLGVTIDNGLNFDSHISKLIKKSSAQLNALFRLSTFLSHKAKLALVQSFIYSNFNYCPLVWNFSSYKSLLRIEQIQKRAFRFLLNDNDSTYDELLLKAGKYQMSVYGLKTLCTEIYKTLHELNPTYIKDIFKFHGSDRPVTKC; encoded by the exons atgaaatacGAAACAGAAGGGACAGGGATAAAAATGGAGGGGGACTTATTGAATACGTCAAAAAGGGCTGATTT TGTATATAGACCACCAGAATCTTCTAACTTAAGTAACTTTTTCATTGAGATAGAACGCTCGCTTGATTTGGCTTTCAAAACTTATGATAATGTTGTAGTCATGGGCGATATAAATATTGATTGTGATGACTCAATTTCGACAGGCTTTGACAGTTTTACAACTTTTTGCGAAAcctacaatttaaaaaatttaataaaacaaaaaatatgtttcacaAATACTCGTGCATCACGAATAGAtgtgtttttaacaaataaacatgCATGTTTCCATAATTCTAAATCTTTTGAAACTGGACTTAGTGACCACCACCATATGATTTCTACTTTTATGAAGACTTTTTTA ATCCAAATGAAAGTTATGAGAACTGAAATTGTACTGAAATTTCGAAATATAATTGATAAACATGcacctataaaaattaaattagttcGGGGTAACGAAGCCccgtttatgaaaaaaaattacgaaaaccAATTTACACAAGATCTCgtcttaaaaacaattttaacaaaaatcgaACTGATAAAAATagggcaaaatataaaaaacaaagaaataa GTAAGAGCTCTAATGAAATTATGATTATTCACGATGATATTATagtaacaaatgaaaatgaattaGCGGAAATTTTCAATGAAGAGTACATACATATAGTTGAAAATACAGTGGAGTTAAACCAGTGTCGCTACGAAATTATCAATCTGAAAATAGAAATGAAGTTATCTCAAAGATTCTggaaacatataaaaatcacCCTA GAAGTCTCGGAAAATGAAGTCTCTAAACTTTTCGGGGATCTAAAAGTAGGTGTGGCATCTGGAGAGGACAAGATTACGGCTAAAATGGTGAAGTTAGCAAAACCTTATTTGATAAAACCCTTAACAAATGCCATTAACAACAGTATTTGTCTTTCTGTTTTTTCGAGGAGAGCCAAACGCGCTACTGTATCCCCTATTGATAAAGGTGGGAAAGATAAATTATGTGTAAACAACTATAGACCAGTcagcattttaaatatattttcaaaattttatgagAGAATAATTAAATCTCAAATTGTTgattatattgataaaaaactttCAGAATTTTTATCAGCCTATAGGGAATCATATGGCACACAACATGTACTTATAAGATTATTGGAAGAATGGaaacaaaaattagataaacaTTACGTAGTTGGTGCAGTTTTAATGGATCTATCTAAAGTTTTTGATTGCGTGCCTCATGATTTACTTATTGCTAAATTAAATGCCTATGGTTTTAGCCAGGATGCCCTACTTCTAATTTTATC AGATAAATGTAACAATtgtgatttagtggtaaaaattggtGACAAGTTAATTAAAACAGAAAGTGAAGTTAAATTACTAGGAGTGACCATTGATAATGGCTTGAATTTCGACTCTCACATTTCTAAACTTATCAAAAAATCATCAGCACAATTGAATGCACTGTTTAGACTTAGCACGTTTTTATCTCACAAAGCCAAATTAGCGCTGGTACAAAGTTTTATATACTCTAACTTTAATTATTGCCCTTTAGTATGGAATTTCTCTTCATATAAATCTTTGTTGAGAATTGAACAAATTCAGAAGAGAGCTTTCCGTTTCTTATTAAATGATAATGATAGTACTTACGACGAACTCCTTTTGAAAGCAGGAAAATACCAAATGAGCGTCTATGGACTTAAAACATTATGTACAGAAATATATAAGACTCTGCACGAACTCAATCCCACATACATTAAagatatctttaaatttcatggGAGTGATAGACCAGTGacaaaatgttaa